From the genome of Pungitius pungitius chromosome 21, fPunPun2.1, whole genome shotgun sequence, one region includes:
- the ptprea gene encoding receptor-type tyrosine-protein phosphatase epsilon isoform X5, with amino-acid sequence MRKNSFSSLGWLKKQRKAAVTTVDKKIPNGILEEQEQQTVVLLPRSPSASKTYFPLPVDHLEEEQRLRSADDGKLFREEYNSLPGGNAQGTYEEANKDENKEKNRYPNILPYDHSRVVLTQLEGNLSSDYVNASYIDGYTEKKKFIATQGPKEDTVADFWRMIWEQKVATVVMLTNLKERKEDKCYQYWPDQGCWSYGSVRVAVEDFTVLVDYTIRKFCIQHQASDAAKTPRLVTQLHFTSWPDFGVPFSPIGMLKFLKKVKLVNPPFAGPIVVHCSAGVGRTGTFIVIDAMIDMMHAEQKVDVFGFVAKIREQRSQLIQTDMQYSFIYKALLEYYLYGDTELDVSSLEGHLQKLHNTYTTGDRVGLEEEFRKLTNMRIMKENMRMGNLPANMKKNRVLQIIPYDFNRVIVSMRRGQEFTDYVNASFIDGYRQKDYFIATQGPLTQTVEDFWRMVWEWKCHSIVMLTELQEREQDKCCQYWPAEDSVNYGNYKVELKGDTLCDTFSLRDLVLTFVPEKQTRVIRHFHFHGWPEVGIPAEGKGMIDIIASVQRHQQQSGNHPIIVHCSAGAGRTGTFIALSNILERVKAEGLLDVFQTVKSLRMQRPHMVQTVEQYDFCYKVVQDFVDIFSDYANFK; translated from the exons AGCAACAGACGGTGGTCCTCCTTCCTCGATCCCCTTCAGCCTCCAAAACCTACTTCCCCCTCCCAGTGGatcacctggaggaggagcagaggctcCGCTCAGCTGACGATGGCAAGCTCTTCAGGGAGGAGTACAAC TCGTTGCCAGGGGGCAATGCCCAAGGGACGTatgaggaggccaacaaggacGAAAACAAGGAGAAGAACAGATACCCCAACATCCTTCCTT ATGATCATTCAAGAGTGGTGTTGACTCAGCTGGAGGGGAATCTCTCTTCAGACTACGTGAATGCTTCTTACATTGAT GgttacacagaaaagaaaaaattcaTAGCAACACAAG GTCCAAAAGAAGACACTGTGGCAGATTTCTGGAGGATGATATGGGAGCAGAAAGTAGCGACCGTTGTCATGCTGACaaatttgaaagaaagaaaggaa GACAAGTGCTACCAGTACTGGCCGGATCAGGGATGTTGGAGCTACGGGAGTGTGAGGGTGGCGGTGGAAGACTTTACGGTCCTTGTGGACTACACCATCCGCAAGTTCTGCATACAACAT CAAGCTAGCGATGCTGCTAAGACTCCCAGACTGGTCACCCAGCTCCACTTTACCAGCTGGCCTGACTTCGGAGTTCCTTTTTCCCCCATCGGCATGCTCAAGTTCCTCAAAAAGGTCAAGCTGGTCAACCCACCCTTCGCTGGGCCCATCGTGGTCCACTGCAG CGCTGGTGTCGGGAGGACCGGGACCTTCATCGTAATTGATGCCATGATCGACATGATGCACGCGGAGCAGAAAGTTGATGTGTTTGGGTTCGTCGCTAAGATACGAGAGCAACGCTCACAGCTCATTCAGACAGAT ATGCAGTACTCATTCATCTACAAGGCCCTGCTTGAATACTACCTCTACGGCGACACAGAGTTGGACGTGTCCTCACTGGAAGGGCATCTGCAAAAACTGCACAACACCTACACCACTGGTGACCGGGTCGGCCTAGAGGAAGAATTTAGG AAACTGACCAACATGCGAATAATGAAGGAAAACATGAGAATGGGGAACCTTCCTGCCAACATGAAGAAGAACAGAGTTCTGCAAATTATTCCAT ATGATTTTAACAGAGTCATTGTCTCCATGAGAAGAGGTCAGGAGTTCACTGATTACGTCAATGCATCTTTTATAGAT GGCTACAGGCAGAAGGACTACTTCATTGCCACCCAGGGCCCTCTGACACAAACAGTGGAGGATTTCTGGAGAATGGTGTGGGAATGGAAATGTCACTCCATTGTCATGCTCACTGAGCTCCAGGAGAGGGAGCAG GACAAATGTTGTCAATACTGGCCCGCAGAGGACTCTGTCAACTACGGGAATTACAAAGTTGAGTTGAAGGGAGACACCTTGTGTGACACATTCAGTCTACGAGACTTGGTACTCACCTTTGTCCCG GAGAAACAGACAAGGGTGATCAGGCACTTCCACTTCCACGGCTGGCCAGAGGTCGGCATTCCGGCCGAGGGGAAAGGCATGATTGACATCATCGCCTCAGTGCAGAGACACCAGCAGCAGTCTGGAAATCATCCCATCATTGTACACTGCAG TGCTGGTGCAGGGCGAACAGGTACGTTCATTGCACTGAGCAATATCTTGGAGCGAGTCAAGGCAGAAGGCCTACTGGACGTGTTCCAAACTGTGAAGAGTTTACGCATGCAGAGGCCCCATATGGTCCAAACTGTG GAACAATATGACTTCTGTTACAAGGTGGTACAAGACTTTGTGGACATTTTCTCAGACTATGCcaattttaaatga